From a region of the Enterobacter cancerogenus genome:
- a CDS encoding diguanylate cyclase, which produces MRIATITNWAYGATVCLTLASGVVMLMASHADSVEREAVKQRQQFDQLTENVETDAWMLSDLARLFVIKKEPAILNEYRMKEGSLKGIEHRLEALKDTGASVEELALLQEGLKIIDELQDEQQVALASMAQGNEQQAVALLYGNTYEQELERAQSQIDHFRQLLDKRIIADVQAATNTSKKLRTASEVMVGLTALLFLFVMGFILKRRVLHPVVRLSDVVHRLASQDYAVETPNFTQIDEIGDMAQAIRIFRENGLARQRLEKERDADWAIRELLARMTQRFQGCESFADVINVAELFAPNIAPGVSGRLYIVDRASWEMRCAAEWLSPEGEKKPFHPDACWAIRRGQSHPPVNGEPDITCSHLPASQMHQSLCVPLIAQGEAIGLLSFQNISPDSAPSRAYLELMAEALGLALANQRLRDALLEKALFDPLTGLRNRHHLEDTLRTQMTQAMRNKEPISCLMIDIDHFKSINDRFGHEAGDQVIKSVATIIQRAVHDTGLAFRYGGEEFLALLTGADEEAAHACATKIYDGVQALSPHYGLTEIGPVDVSIGIASYPQHAQSDNLLRAADVALYRAKELGRSRIVSFGMLEAG; this is translated from the coding sequence GTGCGAATCGCCACAATCACAAACTGGGCCTACGGCGCCACGGTGTGTCTGACCCTCGCCTCCGGCGTCGTCATGCTGATGGCGTCCCATGCCGACAGCGTTGAGCGCGAGGCCGTTAAGCAGCGGCAGCAGTTCGATCAGCTGACCGAAAATGTGGAGACCGATGCCTGGATGCTCTCCGACCTGGCGCGCCTGTTCGTCATCAAAAAAGAGCCGGCCATCCTCAACGAGTATCGGATGAAAGAAGGTAGCCTGAAGGGTATTGAGCATCGGCTCGAAGCGTTAAAAGACACGGGAGCCTCGGTCGAAGAGCTGGCGCTGCTGCAGGAAGGGCTGAAAATCATCGACGAGCTGCAGGATGAACAGCAGGTGGCGCTCGCCAGCATGGCGCAAGGTAACGAGCAGCAGGCCGTTGCGCTGCTGTATGGCAATACCTATGAGCAGGAGCTGGAGCGCGCGCAGAGCCAGATTGATCATTTTCGCCAGCTTCTGGATAAACGCATCATTGCCGACGTGCAGGCGGCCACAAACACATCGAAAAAGCTGCGTACCGCCTCCGAGGTAATGGTTGGGCTGACTGCCCTGCTCTTTTTGTTCGTGATGGGCTTTATTCTCAAACGCCGCGTCCTGCACCCGGTCGTGCGGCTGAGCGACGTGGTACACCGCCTGGCGTCGCAGGACTATGCGGTCGAGACGCCGAACTTCACCCAAATCGATGAGATTGGCGATATGGCGCAGGCTATCCGTATTTTCCGCGAAAATGGCCTGGCGCGGCAGCGGCTGGAGAAAGAGCGCGACGCCGACTGGGCGATCCGCGAGCTGCTGGCGCGCATGACCCAACGATTTCAAGGCTGCGAGAGCTTCGCGGACGTGATTAACGTGGCGGAGCTGTTCGCCCCCAATATTGCGCCGGGCGTGTCGGGACGCTTGTATATCGTCGATCGCGCGTCGTGGGAGATGCGCTGCGCGGCCGAATGGCTGTCGCCTGAAGGAGAGAAAAAACCGTTCCACCCGGATGCGTGCTGGGCCATTCGACGCGGGCAGAGCCATCCACCGGTAAACGGCGAGCCGGATATCACCTGCTCGCATCTGCCGGCCTCGCAAATGCATCAGTCGCTGTGCGTGCCGCTTATTGCGCAGGGCGAAGCCATCGGCCTGCTCTCTTTCCAGAACATCAGCCCGGACAGTGCGCCCTCCCGCGCGTATCTGGAGCTGATGGCGGAGGCGCTCGGGCTGGCGCTGGCCAACCAGCGGTTGCGCGATGCTCTGCTGGAAAAAGCGTTGTTTGATCCCCTCACCGGATTACGCAATCGCCATCATCTGGAAGATACCTTACGCACGCAGATGACCCAGGCCATGCGCAATAAGGAGCCGATAAGCTGCCTGATGATCGATATCGATCACTTCAAAAGCATTAACGATCGCTTTGGTCATGAAGCCGGTGACCAGGTGATCAAAAGCGTGGCAACCATTATTCAGCGCGCGGTACACGATACCGGCCTGGCCTTCCGCTACGGCGGTGAAGAGTTCCTGGCGCTTCTCACCGGTGCGGACGAAGAGGCAGCGCATGCCTGCGCAACGAAGATTTACGACGGCGTGCAGGCCCTCTCCCCCCATTACGGGCTGACAGAAATTGGTCCGGTTGATGTCTCGATCGGGATCGCCAGCTATCCGCAGCACGCCCAGAGCGATAACCTGCTGCGCGCCGCGGATGTCGCCCTGTACCGGGCAAAAGAACTGGGCCGCTCGCGAATTGTAAGCTTTGGAATGCTGGAGGCGGGCTAA